The DNA window GACATTCTCATCAGGTCACTTTGCAGTTACACCACCATATATATTAGGTCATGAAGCCGCAGGCGAAATAGTTGAAAGTAATAATGAAAAATATCCTAAGGGCGAAAAAATCGTTATAAATCCGCTTGTTGGACTTTGCGGAGAATGTTATTACTGTACACATGATTTAAAGAACCACTGTGAAAACAAGATAACTTTAGGAACAAACTTACCGGGAGGTTATGCTCAGTACACAGCACTTCCCGAAGACTGCTGTACGGACGATACTATAGTAAAAGTTCCCGATGATTTCGATCTTGATTTGATCCCGTTGGCTGAAACGACATCAAGCGTTTATTCAGTTCAGGAATTCGCGAGAGTCAAAGAAGGCGACGATGTAGTTATAATGGGTGCAGGTCCTTTAGGTAATTTACATAGTGCCATTGCAAAAGCAAGAGGAGCAAGAAAAGTCATTATTTCAGAACCAAGCGAATCAAGACTTGAAATGGCTCATAGATTTGAATCTACAGATGTATTCAATAATCCTAAAGAAGAACCTCTTGAAAAATGTGTTGAGAGAGAAACTAACGGTTACGGAGCAGACGTTGTAATAGTTGCATGTCCGGTAGGTGCCGCTCAGGAACAGGCTACACATCTTGTTAAACCAAGAGGAACTGTAGTACTATTCGGTGGTCTTCCAAAGGATAACTGTCATGTATCCTTTGACTCTAACTTGATTCATTATAAAGAATTGAACGTAGTTGGCGGATTTGCTTATGCACCTGATGTATTTGCCAAAGCTGTCGAATTGATCGTTGAAAAGAAAATCGATGCAACAAAATTCGTTACACACATCATGCCTTTAAAAGATATAAAAGAAGGTATCAAGGCTATCAAGACAGGGGAAGCTATCAAAGTCGTACTTAAGCCTTGGGAATAAAATAAAAGGTACTTTGTCCCTAAATCTTTGCTCATCCAAAGATTTGGAATAAGGGGTGTCAATAAGCCGATTCGGCTAAAGTAGAAGACTTTTTTCATCTTTTTGGTTTCGTAAAAAAGATAGGCGTCTTTTAGGGCGAAATTATAATTTATTTAATAAGGGTAGTCGGTAATAAAATATTACCGAGATTAAAGAAAAGAAGAACAGCCTTGCTAAGGGGGCTGTTTTTCTTTTCTTTGGAGTATAAATGTAGATATAGATAGATAAAAATAACATGGAAGTTATTAAATATAACAATTTCTGTATTATTTTATTTTACTTTCTATCGCATGAAGTAGTATAATATTATATATAAATTGATTAGGGGAAATAAAAATGAAAAAAAGATTTGTTGCGAGTTTTATGTCAGTGTTTATTTTATTTAGCATAATAACTCCTTTTTCTGTATTTGCGTCTGAAAAGACTAATAATACACAACTTAAAAAATCTGTACAGTCAAAAGATGAATTGAAAAGAAATGGCAATTCTGTAAAAAAAGTGATGGCTTCAGTAATGTATGGAGATTTTGAGTATGATAAGGATAGTAGTTGTATAGTTAAATATAATGGAAATGATACAAATGTTACAATTCCAAGTATGATTGAAGGGCAAAGTATAACAAAAATAGGCATGGATGCCTTTAGTAACAATAAGAAAATCAGAAAAGTAAAACTTCCAGATACTATTAAAAATATTGAGCCTTATGCCTTTAAAAATTGTACTATGTTATCGGATATTAATTTTCCAAGTGGATTGTTAATGATAGATTGTGGTGCTTTCGATTCTTGTTCTTCTCTTACTTCCATTACTCTTCCGGATACAATTGAGAATATAAATTATGCATTTTTAAATTGTTATAGTCTTGTTAGTGTAAAATTACCGGTTAAGGTTTCTAATAAATTTAATATGGACAGTGCGTTTTATGGCTGCAGCAGCTTAAAAAGCGTAAATATACCCGAAGGTACTACCTCGTTATATAGTACTTTTTCAGATTGTAAAAGATTAAAAAATTTAAAAATACCTAGTACGGTTACAGATTTAAGCCAAGCTTTTAGTGGGTGTGAATCATTAACAAGTATGACAATACCATCTTCTGTAACAGATACAAAAATAGCCTTTAACGGTTGTAAAAAACTATCTAATGTATATATTGAAAAAGGAGTACAGTTTATTGATGAAAACTGCTTTAATGGTACATATGCATTAAAAAATATCAATATTCCCGACAGTGTGATATTAATAGGTAAAAATGCATTTTCTTATTCCGGATTGACATCGGTAAATATCCCTAATTCTGTGGAACGTATCGGATATCAAGCTTTTGCTGATTGCTATTATTTAAATTCAGTAACTATTCCTTCGTCAGTTGAATATATTGATGAAGAAGCATTTTTATCTTGCAGCAAGTTGACCGGAGTTAATATAAAAAATCAAGTAGTAAGTGATACTTCAAATACGAAATCAGTAAAATCAACGAAAGTAAAAGGACTTCCTATGATTTCAAAAAAGATGTTCGGTGCTTGCGGTAACTTAAAGAATATAAAAATTCCTTCTTCTGTAAAAAGCATAAATGCAAGTGCGTTTAGCAGCTGCAGGAATTTGCAGTCTATAGAAATACCTGCGAGCGTTACATCAATAAGTTCAAATGCTTTTTATAAATGCCCTAATGTTGTTATTTGTGGTAAAAAAGGGTCTTATGCTCAAACCTTTGCTAAAAATAATAAAATACCTTTTGTTACAGTGAAGATTACAAAAGTAAAAACGAATAAAACATCATTAAAGCTTGGCATAGGCAGTACTTATATGTTGAAGACAAGCGTATCGCCTTCGAATGCAAGTTATAAATCTGTATCGTATGATTCTTCCGTTATATACGTGGCTAGTGTATCTTCGAAAGGAACAATAAAAGCTAAAGATATAGGCAAAGCCTATATTTATGCGAGGGCAAAAGACGGAAGCGGTAAGTATGCTAGGGTTACAGTAACTGTCGTACCGAAGAAAGTTTCAAAATTAAAGCTAAAGAGCAGAAAGAAAAAAGCGACGATAAACATATCCAAGACATTCGGAGCGAGAAAGTTTGAAATATATCGTTCTACCAAGAAAAACAAAGGATTTAAGAAGATAAAGACTACATCGTCCAGAAAATATGTAAATAAGAAGCTTAAATCAAAAAAGACCTATTACTATAAAGTAAGAGCCGTTAACGGAAAATATAAAGGAAGTTTTTCTAAGGTTTATAAAGTAAAAGTTAAATAATAAAAAAGGACCGCTAAAACGGTCCTTTTTATTTTATGTTATAAATTATTATAAAGGATTTATAATATATCCTAAAAATTTTGTCGAATTTTGTATACTTTTATATTATTTTATATTATAATATATTTGTAACTGAGTTTATACTCAGTCAATAATATGTATTTTAATTTCATTTGTTTGGAATAGGGATTAAAATACAGTGATTTACGGAAAAGAATTAATTTATTTAAAACAAGATAAAATTTGAATATGGTGAAAAAATGCAGCTGAATATAACTACAGATTATGCAATAAGATCTCTTATATATATTGCCGAAAAGGACAGGGAAGTCAGCAGGCGGGATATATGCTCGGCTACCAAGATACCTGAAAATTATTTGTATAAGTTGATGGCAAAGTTTAGAGAATGCGGATATGTAGAGGCAGTAAGAGGAATTGACGGAGGATATAAATTAATAGTTGATCCGAAAGATATATCTGTATTTGATATCGTAACTTTGGTTGAAGGTTCTATAAATATAAACCGATGTGCCTTGGACGGCAGAGAATGTTCAAAGGACGGACACGGGAATTGCAAAGTCCATGCTTTTTATGTGGGGCTTCAGGGGAGTATAGAGAAAATTCTTAGAAAAACCACGCTTAAAAGTCTGATGAGATAAATCATTAAAATGCCCATGATATCTTTTTGATATTATAAGCTAAATTTCCTTTCAATATTAATATCTAACCCATACGTATAAATATAAAAAAGGAAATTTAGCAAATAGATAATAATACTTATGTATTAATATAAACTTTTCAACTCTAAAATTTATTTTAAAGGAGGGGATATTAAAAGAAACCAAAAACAATAACCTTAAAACTAAAATTCATTTAAATCAACTAATCACAACAAAAAACGACTGCATACAAAGCGGTCGTTTTTTTTATAGTTAAAAGAAAATCGGATCTACATGGACCATGCAGTGCTTTACTCCTTCAAATTCCGTTTCTATTGCCTCATGAACGTTCATTGCGATATGATGCCCTTCGGCAACGGAAATCTCTCCGTTTACGTATATTATTATATCTACATATTTTTTGCTTGCGAATAGTCTTGTTTTTATGTCTTTGATGGAATACACTCCGTCGATATTTAAAATTACTTCTTTCATCTCTTTTATTGTTTGTTCGTCGCACGATTTATCCACAACTTTATCTACACTGTCTTTTCCTATATCGAATGCGGCTTTAAATATAAGTATACATATGACTATACAAGCTATAGGGTCAAGGATAGGATATCCGAGCCTTGCTCCGAGTATACCTATGAAACTTCCTATTGAAGAAAGTGCATCCGACCTATGGTGCCATGCGTCTGCCATTAGAGCTGTTGAACCTGTCTTTTTTCCCGCATTCATGGTTACTCTGAACATTACTTCCTTTGTTACCACGGATAATATGGCTATATATAAAGCTATGCTTTCCGGGGTTGATATCTGAGTATGATTTACTATCTTCAATATCCCGTCGTAGCCTATACCCGCACCTATTACAGCAAGGAAAGCGGATAAATACATCCCTACGACACATTCAAGCCTTTCATGTCCGTAGCGGTGTTCTTTGTCGGATTTTTTGCTTGAAACATTTATCCCTACCATTACAGCAACGGTGCTGAACACATCCGATAAAGAATGAACGCCGTCGGATATAAGAGCCGAAGACATTGCAAAAAGACCTACCGCTACTTTTACTATAGATAATAGGATATTGACTATCATGCTCCACCATGAAACTTTCATTGCGATTTGTTTGTTTTCCAAAGTCTTATCCATTTTTAACTCCTTATGTTTATAAAAAAATATATCCATGAAACCCACAGATATATCCTGCTGCTATTAGCCCGACCTAAGTCTGTTTAATACGATATTTCGCTAAATTTATTAGACGTATATTACTACATATTTTATTATATGTCAATAAGCTTTGATGTGTTCTTTATTAAAGGCGGAAAATTTACTTAAATCATACAAATCTTGGTTACCCCAAATATCATGTATGATAAATCAAGAAACGGTGTTTATTATTAATATTTAATTTTGAACATATCTTAGATTTATAAAAAACGTATATGATAACAGTGAAAGGGGACAATACAAATCTTTGGAGCGTTTATTGCATTCATTTTAGATAAAATATAAGTGAAGTTAGTATAAGGTAAATATGAAAAATCAAAATATTAATTTAAAATAAGATAAAAAATGCAGAACCGATTTAAATATTACTTTAAAATGTGCAAGGAGTTTTGCTCCTTGCACATTTTTTATTGTAACAATATATTTAGTTATATAAAATTATGTCAAAAAGAATTTTGCAAGTGCGAACGGTATCCATGAATACCACTGAAAAGCCGCACCAAGGCAAGTAAGCTGTGCCGCACCTTCGGGAACCGTTAGGTTGGCATTGCTCGCAAGTCCCGTCATATACGGTGCCGCATAAGATGCAACGTAAAGTACTATTATCATGGTTATGGTCGCCATTATAAGTGCTCTGAACAAGTTGCCTTTGCAAGGCACAACGGAAAATATAACTGCAAAAGTAAGAACAGATAAGTCAGCCAAAGGCAGTGTGGTATTTCCGGGAAGTATAAATGCTAAGAGTAAAGTTATAGGTATCATGAGTAACCCTGTTGCTATTACGAATGGGTGTCCCGTTGCAACTGCCGCATCAAGTCCTATGTATATTTCTTTACCCGGAAATCTCTTATTTAGAAATTCCTGCGTAGCTTCGGAAATGACCATCAAACCTTCCATCAATAATGAAATCATCCTAGGTATCAGTAAGAGTACCGCCGCTACGTTCATTCCGACGATAAAAATCTGCTGGATAGCGTTTATAACGTTTACATCAGGTGCGGAAAACTGAGCTGCCGCAGATAATAAACCGCCTATGATAAGTCCCAGCATCATAGGTTCTCCAAGCAAACCTAATTTTTCCACTATTCCGTCCGTGGTCCACTCAATGTCTTTTACTCCCGGTATCCTGTCAAGGAGCCAGTTAAGTGGGTATGTGATTATCGCCCAGTTTACAGCCTG is part of the Anaerofustis stercorihominis DSM 17244 genome and encodes:
- a CDS encoding zinc-dependent alcohol dehydrogenase; translated protein: MEAVVFRGPEDFGLEEVETPKCPKGGVLIKVDAVGLCGSDVRTFSSGHFAVTPPYILGHEAAGEIVESNNEKYPKGEKIVINPLVGLCGECYYCTHDLKNHCENKITLGTNLPGGYAQYTALPEDCCTDDTIVKVPDDFDLDLIPLAETTSSVYSVQEFARVKEGDDVVIMGAGPLGNLHSAIAKARGARKVIISEPSESRLEMAHRFESTDVFNNPKEEPLEKCVERETNGYGADVVIVACPVGAAQEQATHLVKPRGTVVLFGGLPKDNCHVSFDSNLIHYKELNVVGGFAYAPDVFAKAVELIVEKKIDATKFVTHIMPLKDIKEGIKAIKTGEAIKVVLKPWE
- a CDS encoding RrF2 family transcriptional regulator, with translation MQLNITTDYAIRSLIYIAEKDREVSRRDICSATKIPENYLYKLMAKFRECGYVEAVRGIDGGYKLIVDPKDISVFDIVTLVEGSININRCALDGRECSKDGHGNCKVHAFYVGLQGSIEKILRKTTLKSLMR
- a CDS encoding PTS galactitol transporter subunit IIC yields the protein MDFIMSIFNFIIDMGAAVMMPIILIIIGLIMGAKFGDVVRAGVTFGIGFIGLNLVIGLMSSTITPVANDLVKNLGFKLTAIDTGWATASALAWSTEIVPLVFMAILLTNVVMLLFGLTKTMDIDIWNYWHALFIASCIVLVTGNVFVAVLSSIINMAICFKLADWTQKDCEEVLGLEGISLPHMQAVNWAIITYPLNWLLDRIPGVKDIEWTTDGIVEKLGLLGEPMMLGLIIGGLLSAAAQFSAPDVNVINAIQQIFIVGMNVAAVLLLIPRMISLLMEGLMVISEATQEFLNKRFPGKEIYIGLDAAVATGHPFVIATGLLMIPITLLLAFILPGNTTLPLADLSVLTFAVIFSVVPCKGNLFRALIMATITMIIVLYVASYAAPYMTGLASNANLTVPEGAAQLTCLGAAFQWYSWIPFALAKFFLT
- a CDS encoding leucine-rich repeat protein, whose amino-acid sequence is MKKRFVASFMSVFILFSIITPFSVFASEKTNNTQLKKSVQSKDELKRNGNSVKKVMASVMYGDFEYDKDSSCIVKYNGNDTNVTIPSMIEGQSITKIGMDAFSNNKKIRKVKLPDTIKNIEPYAFKNCTMLSDINFPSGLLMIDCGAFDSCSSLTSITLPDTIENINYAFLNCYSLVSVKLPVKVSNKFNMDSAFYGCSSLKSVNIPEGTTSLYSTFSDCKRLKNLKIPSTVTDLSQAFSGCESLTSMTIPSSVTDTKIAFNGCKKLSNVYIEKGVQFIDENCFNGTYALKNINIPDSVILIGKNAFSYSGLTSVNIPNSVERIGYQAFADCYYLNSVTIPSSVEYIDEEAFLSCSKLTGVNIKNQVVSDTSNTKSVKSTKVKGLPMISKKMFGACGNLKNIKIPSSVKSINASAFSSCRNLQSIEIPASVTSISSNAFYKCPNVVICGKKGSYAQTFAKNNKIPFVTVKITKVKTNKTSLKLGIGSTYMLKTSVSPSNASYKSVSYDSSVIYVASVSSKGTIKAKDIGKAYIYARAKDGSGKYARVTVTVVPKKVSKLKLKSRKKKATINISKTFGARKFEIYRSTKKNKGFKKIKTTSSRKYVNKKLKSKKTYYYKVRAVNGKYKGSFSKVYKVKVK
- a CDS encoding cation diffusion facilitator family transporter, which codes for MDKTLENKQIAMKVSWWSMIVNILLSIVKVAVGLFAMSSALISDGVHSLSDVFSTVAVMVGINVSSKKSDKEHRYGHERLECVVGMYLSAFLAVIGAGIGYDGILKIVNHTQISTPESIALYIAILSVVTKEVMFRVTMNAGKKTGSTALMADAWHHRSDALSSIGSFIGILGARLGYPILDPIACIVICILIFKAAFDIGKDSVDKVVDKSCDEQTIKEMKEVILNIDGVYSIKDIKTRLFASKKYVDIIIYVNGEISVAEGHHIAMNVHEAIETEFEGVKHCMVHVDPIFF